The proteins below are encoded in one region of Deltaproteobacteria bacterium:
- a CDS encoding aldehyde dehydrogenase: MEYIARAVEAHRAFFNTGRSRDVGFRRDSLQKLKSALFRYEDRIYDAFWEDLHKSRFEVFGTEIGMVSKEIGLHMKNIGKWAKPTKVLTDMLNFYSTSRIHHQPYGVALIMSPWNYPLQLALLPLVGAISAGNCVMLKPAHYSKHVSGVIRELISETFDPAYISVVTGGRDVNQAILDEQFDFIFFTGSPPLGKIVMEKASKHLTPVILELGGKSPCIVEPDADIHVAAQRICFGKFLNAGQTCIAPDHLFVHADVKERLIEAMERSLERFYGDNPEQSSDYARIITDDQFRRLEHLMHSAGTIIHGGKLNRETRYIEPTLIDGITPDDPIMQEEIFGPLLPILEYRRIEDVIAQINEREKPLALYLFSASRGIRDRLLSATSSGGGCVNDTIMHVSNPRMPFGGVGNSGMGRYHGKFSFDAFSHHRSILRKTTLFNPTLAYPPYKNKLRYIQRLLS; this comes from the coding sequence ATGGAATACATCGCCAGGGCAGTCGAGGCGCATCGTGCCTTTTTCAACACCGGCAGGAGCCGTGATGTGGGGTTCCGTAGGGACAGCCTCCAAAAATTGAAAAGCGCCCTCTTCAGATATGAAGACAGGATCTACGATGCCTTCTGGGAGGACCTTCACAAGTCGCGGTTCGAGGTCTTTGGGACGGAGATAGGGATGGTGTCCAAGGAGATCGGCCTTCACATGAAAAACATCGGGAAATGGGCCAAACCAACAAAGGTCCTCACCGACATGCTCAACTTCTATTCCACCAGCCGGATCCACCACCAACCCTATGGGGTGGCCCTGATCATGTCCCCCTGGAACTATCCCCTCCAGCTCGCCCTCCTCCCCCTGGTGGGCGCCATCTCAGCCGGAAACTGCGTGATGCTCAAACCCGCCCATTATTCCAAACATGTCTCCGGGGTCATCCGGGAACTCATCTCGGAGACCTTTGACCCTGCGTACATCAGCGTCGTTACCGGGGGGAGGGACGTCAACCAGGCGATCCTGGATGAACAATTCGATTTCATCTTCTTTACGGGGAGCCCCCCCTTGGGAAAGATCGTCATGGAAAAGGCCTCCAAACACCTGACGCCCGTCATCTTGGAATTAGGCGGCAAGAGTCCCTGTATCGTAGAACCGGATGCGGATATCCACGTGGCGGCCCAGCGCATCTGCTTCGGCAAATTTCTGAATGCGGGCCAGACCTGCATCGCCCCGGACCATCTCTTTGTGCATGCGGATGTCAAAGAAAGACTAATCGAGGCCATGGAGCGGTCCCTTGAGCGGTTTTATGGGGATAATCCCGAGCAAAGCTCTGATTATGCCCGAATCATCACGGACGACCAATTCCGCCGGCTGGAGCACCTCATGCACTCGGCCGGCACCATTATCCATGGCGGAAAACTGAACCGGGAGACCCGGTACATCGAACCTACCCTCATCGACGGAATCACGCCCGATGATCCGATCATGCAGGAAGAAATCTTCGGGCCCCTCCTCCCGATTCTCGAATACCGGCGTATCGAGGATGTGATTGCGCAGATCAATGAACGGGAAAAACCCCTGGCCCTCTATCTGTTCAGCGCATCAAGAGGGATTAGGGACCGGCTCCTGTCAGCCACCTCCTCGGGAGGCGGATGCGTCAATGACACCATTATGCACGTCTCCAACCCCCGCATGCCCTTCGGCGGCGTGGGAAACAGCGGGATGGGGCGTTATCACGGGAAGTTCAGTTTTGACGCTTTCAGTCATCACCGGTCGATCCTGCGGAAGACCACCCTGTTCAACCCTACCCTTGCCTACCCGCCATATAAGAACAAATTGCGGTATATCCAGCGGTTGCTGTCATAG
- a CDS encoding EF2563 family selenium-dependent molybdenum hydroxylase system protein, producing the protein MFSGKRIVIKGAGDLATGVAARLWRSGFPVIMTEIARPLTVRRTVSLSDAVYKGEATVEDITGRRVQDKEEILKALDERVIPVRVDPEATVVREIHAFAVIDAVMAKRNIGTRIADAPFVIGLGPGFSAGRDVHAVVETKRGHTLGRVIWKGSAIPDTGIPGVVNGFGAERVIRATGKGIFKGIRSIGEHVEKGDIVAYAGDIPIPAPISGMLRGLLHDGIIVEKGLKSGDVDPRDIKENCWTISDKALAVGGGVLEAVLMAISTIH; encoded by the coding sequence ATGTTCAGCGGTAAAAGAATCGTTATCAAGGGTGCGGGAGACCTGGCTACCGGGGTGGCGGCCCGGTTGTGGCGGAGCGGTTTTCCTGTGATAATGACCGAGATCGCCCGGCCCCTGACGGTTCGGCGAACCGTCTCCCTCTCCGATGCCGTTTATAAAGGAGAAGCCACTGTAGAGGACATAACGGGCCGGAGGGTGCAGGACAAGGAGGAAATCCTGAAGGCCCTGGATGAGCGGGTAATCCCGGTGCGGGTGGATCCCGAGGCAACCGTCGTTCGGGAAATCCATGCCTTTGCCGTAATCGACGCTGTTATGGCCAAAAGAAACATCGGCACCCGGATTGCGGATGCGCCCTTTGTCATAGGCCTGGGGCCCGGATTCTCGGCCGGCAGGGATGTTCATGCAGTGGTTGAAACCAAACGGGGGCATACCCTGGGCCGGGTTATCTGGAAAGGATCGGCCATCCCCGACACCGGGATCCCCGGAGTGGTCAACGGATTCGGTGCGGAGCGCGTGATCAGGGCGACCGGAAAAGGCATCTTCAAGGGGATCCGTTCCATCGGTGAGCACGTAGAGAAGGGGGATATCGTGGCCTACGCAGGAGATATCCCGATTCCGGCGCCTATTTCCGGGATGCTGCGGGGATTACTCCATGACGGCATCATCGTGGAGAAGGGTTTGAAAAGCGGCGATGTGGATCCCCGGGACATAAAGGAGAACTGCTGGACCATTTCCGATAAGGCCCTGGCCGTTGGAGGGGGCGTTCTGGAAGCCGTTCTGATGGCCATTTCCACGATCCATTAA
- a CDS encoding molybdopterin-binding protein, which translates to MANKFTSSATTIPVEASIGTILAHDITEIRPGQFKGPAFKKGHIIREEDVPHFRRIGKEHLYVLHLEPGEVHEDDAALRLATALAGEGVCFDSRPSEGKIQLKAAHRGLLKIDVDALTRINLISDISCSSRHTHTVVEWGDILAGVRAIPLVIDEGPLQMGEKIAIDAGGLFSVRPFMHPNTGLVITGNEVFSGLIDDKFAPIIRKKLQFFDCGVMGIEFVPDNRERIATGIRKFLEKGAEMIVVAGGMSVDPDDVTRLAIADAGADDIVYGTPVLPGAMFLYGRFGDIPILGLPACVLFYRATVLDLILPRVLTGERIAREDLAALAHGGLCLGCETCHFPRCPFGK; encoded by the coding sequence ATGGCAAACAAGTTTACGTCTTCAGCAACGACTATTCCGGTAGAGGCGTCCATAGGGACCATTCTGGCCCATGACATCACGGAGATCAGGCCCGGGCAATTCAAGGGACCGGCCTTTAAGAAGGGACACATCATTCGAGAGGAGGATGTGCCCCACTTCAGGAGGATCGGCAAGGAGCACCTTTATGTATTGCATCTGGAACCGGGAGAGGTCCACGAGGATGATGCAGCCTTACGCCTGGCCACGGCGCTTGCAGGAGAGGGCGTTTGTTTCGATTCCCGTCCTTCTGAGGGAAAGATCCAACTGAAGGCAGCGCACCGCGGATTGCTGAAGATTGATGTAGATGCCCTCACCCGAATCAATCTCATTTCAGATATCAGCTGTTCTTCCAGACACACCCATACCGTGGTGGAATGGGGGGACATCCTGGCCGGGGTGCGGGCCATTCCCCTTGTCATCGATGAGGGACCGCTCCAAATGGGCGAAAAGATCGCCATCGATGCGGGCGGCTTATTCTCCGTGAGGCCCTTTATGCACCCCAACACCGGACTTGTGATTACCGGGAACGAGGTGTTTTCGGGTCTCATCGACGATAAGTTCGCCCCGATCATTAGAAAAAAGCTCCAATTTTTTGATTGCGGCGTCATGGGGATCGAATTCGTTCCGGATAACAGGGAGCGGATTGCGACGGGAATCAGGAAGTTCCTTGAAAAGGGCGCGGAGATGATTGTGGTGGCCGGCGGAATGAGCGTGGATCCTGACGACGTGACGCGCCTGGCCATTGCGGATGCGGGAGCCGACGACATCGTTTACGGAACCCCCGTGCTTCCCGGCGCCATGTTTCTGTATGGCCGTTTCGGGGATATCCCCATCTTAGGTCTTCCGGCCTGCGTGCTGTTTTATCGGGCCACGGTGCTGGATCTCATTCTGCCGAGGGTGCTGACGGGAGAGCGGATTGCCAGGGAAGATCTTGCGGCCCTGGCCCATGGCGGATTGTGCCTCGGTTGCGAGACATGTCATTTCCCCCGGTGTCCATTTGGAAAATAG
- a CDS encoding ABC transporter ATP-binding protein, giving the protein MAEITLQNVRNHIIKGISMNIRDKELLVLIGPSGAGKTTLLNMVAGLIPHDGRILVDGERMDGLSASKRNIGYLFQDLLLFPHMSVKKNIMMALKRLPMNASERNERISSMLELFHLNSLGDRLPGELSGGEKQRVALARALASSPKILLLDEPFSSLDFRTARFLRLELKRIQSRLGITMLFVTHNLEEAQDLGDRMGVMTGGRLEQIGDIQEIMLQGRPSECGFLEKSNVLPCTCQESLGNGLVHVRWADQKLFVPEDGGRSFCRVAIHPRHVYISPYPPPGPQVNRFQGRIREIRHVGGMAQVEVMVGDQRVHAQLTTEQAQALSLSSGDPVYGILKLRDLHGC; this is encoded by the coding sequence ATGGCTGAGATTACCCTGCAAAATGTTCGAAACCACATCATCAAAGGGATCTCCATGAATATCCGTGACAAAGAGCTCCTTGTCCTTATCGGGCCGTCAGGCGCGGGCAAAACCACCCTGCTCAACATGGTGGCGGGTCTCATTCCCCACGATGGCCGAATCCTGGTGGACGGAGAACGCATGGACGGCCTTTCTGCTTCCAAACGAAATATCGGATACCTGTTTCAGGACCTGCTCCTGTTCCCTCATATGTCCGTGAAAAAGAACATTATGATGGCCCTCAAAAGACTCCCCATGAACGCGTCGGAAAGGAATGAGCGAATTTCCAGCATGCTGGAACTCTTTCATCTGAACTCTTTGGGAGATCGGCTGCCCGGGGAATTGAGCGGCGGTGAGAAACAGCGGGTGGCCCTTGCCAGGGCACTGGCGTCTTCCCCGAAGATCTTGCTTCTGGACGAGCCCTTCAGCAGTCTTGATTTTCGAACCGCCCGTTTTCTCCGTCTTGAACTCAAGCGAATTCAGTCACGACTCGGGATCACCATGCTGTTTGTCACCCACAACCTGGAAGAGGCCCAGGACCTGGGCGATCGCATGGGCGTCATGACAGGGGGGAGGTTGGAACAGATAGGCGACATCCAGGAAATCATGCTGCAGGGCAGGCCGTCTGAATGCGGTTTTCTGGAAAAGTCCAATGTGCTTCCCTGCACGTGTCAAGAGAGTCTTGGAAACGGCCTGGTTCACGTGCGATGGGCCGATCAGAAGCTCTTTGTGCCGGAGGATGGAGGAAGGTCGTTTTGCAGGGTGGCCATTCATCCCAGGCATGTCTATATTTCCCCGTATCCGCCCCCGGGTCCGCAGGTGAACCGGTTTCAAGGCCGGATCAGGGAGATCCGGCATGTGGGGGGCATGGCCCAGGTGGAAGTCATGGTGGGCGATCAGCGGGTCCATGCCCAGCTGACAACGGAACAGGCCCAGGCCCTTTCGCTGTCTTCCGGGGACCCTGTCTACGGAATACTCAAACTTCGGGATCTTCACGGGTGTTAG